The Polyangium aurulentum genomic interval ACGCGGGGATGCCGCGCCGGTATTACAGCTACCCCGAGCAGTATCAATGGCTGAACGTGCTGTCGACGGGCGGCGCATGGCTGCTCGGCGCCGGGCTCCTGCTCACGCTCGCGAACCTCGTCATCGCGCTGAAATGGGGCAGGCAGGCCGGGCCGAACCCATGGGGGTCTCGCAGCTTCGAGTGGATCACCGCGTCGCCGCCGTCGAAGCACAACTTCGAATCGACGCCGCTCGTCGAGCGCAGCGCATACGAATACGATCTCCCCGAGGAGGTGGCCCGTGCACGCGTCCCGGCTCGCTGAGCAATTCGAGACGATCGAGAAGCAGGAGCACGCCGCGCGGCTCGCGATGTGGGTGTTCCTGGGCAGCGAGACGCTGCTCTTCGGGGCGCTCTTCGCCCTCTACGGCGCGTACCGGGTCATGTACGAGGGCGAGTTCGTGGAGTCGCTCCACCACAACGACGTCCTGCTGGGGACGACCAATACGGTCATTCTCATCACGTCGAGCTTCACCGTGGCGCTCGCCATCCATTTCGTGCGGGCGTCGCGGTCCGGGCTCGCGGCGTTGATGCTCGGCGTGAGCACGCTCTTCGGCGCGGCGTTCCTCGTCGTGAAGTTCACCGAGTACGCCGCGCACGTCCGCGAGGGCGTATTGCCTGCGGGGATGTATTCGCTCGCGGCAGGGCAGCAGCCGCCGGGGGGAGCGATCATCGGGGCGACGCTCTACTGGCTCATGACGGGGCTGCATGCGCTGCACGTGGTCGCGGGGATGATTCTGCTGGCCGTCGTCGGCATCGGCTGCGCGCGGAAGGTCTATTCGGCGGAGCGCTACGTGGCCGTCGAGAACGCGGGGCTTTACTGGCACCTCGTCGATCTCGTCTGGATCTTCCTCTGGCCCCTCTTTTACCTCACCGATTGAGAGGCGATCATGCTCCACGCGCACGTCACGACACCGAAGCTCGTCATCGCCTGGCTTTCGCTGCTTTTCTTCACGTTCATCTCGTTCGGGGCCTCGCGCCTCGGGCTCGGCGGCTGGGAGATAGGCATCGCCCTCGGGATCTCGGTGGTGAAGAGCCTCATCGTGCTCTTCATCTTCATGCACCTCGTCGAGCAACGATTCGCCAACCGGCTGATCGTGATCCTCACGTTCCTGTTCATCGTGCTCGCCGTCTCGCTCACGTCGACCGATCCGCTGACGCGCAGAACCTTCCCGCCGCGGCCGGACCCTGCGGCGCACCCGTACCCCTGAGACCTCGCCGCGCGGCCGGGGCGCGCCTCCCGGCCTGCAATCACGTGGCCCCTGGCACATTCCTATGACGTGCATGTCCTGCGATCGGTGCGATGTGAATTGGCCCGCTACGCGAGTCTACGCCATTCCCTTACTCCTCACAGGGCGATACGGAAATCCCCGACTTGCTATGCGCTCTTGCGGACGGGTGAAAATAAGGTGAACGTCCCGACAGGAACGTCGAATCATTGACACTCCGATGAACATCTCGTAGTGTCGGAAGCTGCCTCTGTATGGTCCGTATCTGCTTTCATGGACGTACCTTGGCGTAGAGAGAGGTCCGACGTGCTGCATTCCGAGCCAAGTTCACCGCATGAAGTGATGCAGAAGCGCATCATGGATCTCGAGGCTCGCCTTGCCGAGCAGGAGCGCGCCGCCGCTGCTCGAGCCCGCCAGAACGGGGCACTCTCGGCCGAGCAAGACGGGCAGCTCCGTATGTTGCAGGCGGCGGTCCAGAGCCTCTCCGATGGCGTCATCGTATGCGACGCAGAGGGGCGCCTCCTGCACTTCAATCCTGCGGCGGAGGAGATATTCGGTCAGGGCGTGACGGGCGCGGGCCCGGAAGAGTGGTCAAACGAATACGGACTTTTCCAGGTCGACGGCATCACCCCCCTCCCCGCGAGCGAGATCCCCCTGGTCCGTGCCTTGCGAGGCGAGCTCGCCAAGGGCATCGAACTGATCGCACGCAGTGAGAAGCGACCTGAGGGCATTCACGTCGATTGCTCGGCGCGCCCCATCTACGACGAGGCGGGAGAGCTGCGCGGCGCCGTGGTCGTCTGCCGCGACATCAGCGACCGCGTGCGTTTTCGAGGCGAGCGCGAGCAGCGACTCCAGGCGGAGGCGCAGCGGTCGGCCGCGGAGAAGGAGAAGCTCCACATGGGGCGCCTCCTGCGCGTCCTGCTCGATCACCTCGATATCATCGTGTGGGCCATCGACGAGAAGGGCGTATACACGTTCCACGACGGCCGCGGAATCGACAAGGCCGGCCTCGGACGCGGGCAGTATATCGGAAAGAACACGTTCGAGCTCTATGGCGAGGCGCTCTCCGTCAATACGCGCCGGGCGCTCGCGGGCACGGTAGGCCACGACCTCTCCGAGGTCCACGAGATGACCTGGGAGAACTGGCACATCCCGGTCCACGACGAGGACGGGACCGTATCGGGCGTCATGGGCATGAGCCTCGACGTGACCGACGCGCACAGGGTGAAGGCGGAGCTCGAGGCCAGGCTCGCGCTCATCGAGCGGCAGCAGGAAGTCATTCGCAATCTCGAGACCCCGGTCATTCAGGTCTGGGATCACGTGGTGACGCTTCCGATGGTGGGCGTCGTCGATAGCCGGCGTGCCGCGCGCGTGATGGACGACCTATTGGCTGCCATCTCGCGCACCCAGGCGCGCTTCGCGATTCTCGACCTGACCGGCGTCGACGTCGTCGATACCTCGACGGCGAGCCACATGCTCGGCATCATCAGCGCCGTGCGATTGCTCGGCGCCGAGGGGATCATCACCGGAATCCGGCCGAACGTCGCCCAGACCGTGGTCTCGCTCGGGCTCGATCTGTCGCGGGTCACGACGCTCGCGACGTTGCGCGACGGGCTCGCATTCGCCATGCGAAAGCTCGGGGCAGGGGGCGAGCGCGCCAAAGCGCCGCGCGCCGAGCGCTGATCCCGCCTCCCGCTTGCCCCTCCGAGTCGCGGCGTGCGACGCTTCACGCGCACGACGAAAGTGCTCGGAGGATGAAGATGCATCGCTGTTTCCCCGGGGCCGCCGCGCTGCGGTCCGCTCGAACGATCTCGCTCCTCGCCCTGCTCGGGGGTGCGCTCGCGCTCGCCGGCTGCTCGAAGGAGGAAGGCTCCTCGAAGGCGACGGGGGCCGCTTCCGCGGCGCCGGATCCCGCGGGGCCGAAGCCCGCCCAGCCCGCCGCCGCCGCTGAGAAGAAGCCCGCGAGCGACGAGGTGACGTTCAAGAAAAAGGCGCCCGCGGTCGGAGACAAGCGCGTCTCGACGAGCAACCTCACCATGAAGCTCACGATGACGCTCGAGGGAATCGGCCCCTCGCCCAAATCGATCAGCGTGGGCAAGGTCGAGGCGGTGGAGAAGAACGAGGAAGTGCTCGCCGTCGACAAGGACATCATCACGAAGCTCAAGGTCACGTACAACTCCAAATCGGACGTCGACAACAAAGACGGCAAGGAGAAGACCAAGAGCTATCCGGTCGTCGGCAAGACGTACGTGCTCGAGTCGAAGGACGGTAAAATCGCGGTGCTGACCGAGAAGGGCACGCCAGCGCCGGCCGCCGAGGCCTCGATCGTGCAGAAGGACTACAAGCAGTTTGGCAAGAAAGACGATTTCCAGAGCGCGATGCCCGAGCGTCCCCTCAAGGTGGGCGAGAAGGTCGACGAGCTGACCACGGCGCTCAAGGAGAAGATGTTCGCGGGCGAGGATGAAAAGCGCACGCCCGAGGTCCAGGACGCCGAGATCCGGCTCGCGTCCGTGCGCGAGGTCGAGGGCAAGAAGGTGGGCGTCTTCGATGTCACGCTGAAGGTGAAGATGCAGGAGGAGCCCCTCGGGATGCTGATGGAGCTGAAGGGGCAAATCGAGGTGGGGGTCGACGACGCCTGGGCGAGGGACATGAAGCTCGAGGGCCCGATCACCGCATCCATCGACAAGAAGCCGAACGACAAGATGAACCTGTCGGGCTCGGGCACGATGGCGATGAGCATGGGCTCGAAGTATCTGTGATCGTCACGCGGGCGAGGGGACCCAGAGGGGCGCCTCGCCATCGTCGGGCCATCCGACGAGCGTCTCCTGCGGCCGATAAGCGGCCTTGTAGCAGAGCGAGGGGCAATCCGAGACGCGGTAGCCGAGATACACGTACGGCTTGCCCTGCGCCCTCGCGATCGCGACCAGCGTGAGGATGTTGTTCACCCCCGGCGACAGCCGCGCGTACGTCGGATCGTAAAAGCAATAAATTGCGCTCCACGCGCGCGGGGTCTCGTCGCAGATGCCCACGGCCACGAGCCGCCCGCCCGCGTCGTCGTCGTAATAGGCGACCTCGCGGGCCGAGGGGTGCGGGAAGGCGAACTGATAAAAGTATTCGCGGTCGTCGATGTGCCCGGGCGACCATTCGCGGGCGATCTCGCGCTCGGCGTGCCAGGCGTGATAGAGCGCGAGGCGATCGCGCGTGACCTCGGGCGGGCCCACCATGACGCGCAGCCCGGTCGAGCGGTTGCGGGCGCGGCGCTGGCTGCGGCTCGGGGTGAATGTGGGGACGTGGATGCGCGTCGGGACGCATGCCGAGCAGGCGGGGCATGCGGGGCGGAAGTAATCGGGGCCGAAGCGGCGCCAGCCACGTTCGAGCAGCGCGTCGAGCTCGACAGGATCGACGTCGATCTGGATACGGTGCGCGAGGGCGGCGCGCCGATCGGCCAGATAGGAGCAGGGGCGCGGGTTTTCGACGAGTTGGTGCAGCAGGCGGGCCATGGGCGCTGGCGGGCTCGGGCCGGAGTGTCGCACATGCGCGGTGCGCCGGCACGAGGCGAGTGTACACCGCGGATCGGCTGCCGCACCGTCCGGGCGCGCGGCATGGAGTCCGCAGGCGCGCCCCGCCCGAAAGGCCACGTTTCTCGGAGAATTCGAGCTGGCACCGGATCTGCTATCAGGTAGGGCATGCTTCGACGGACGTGGCCCTGGGTGGTCGTCGCCGCGCTCTCCGCCTGCTCGGGGAGCTGCGCCGGGACGCCCGCACCCTCTCCCTCCACCGTGAACACCGCCGCCAAGCCCGCGACCGCGCCTGCGCCGGCGCCCGCGGTGGATATCGTGGCGCGTGTCGACGCGCTCCTCGAGGCCGAGTGGAAGACGAGCAACGTATCTCCTGCCAAACCCGCCACGGATGCGCAGTTTCTCCGCCGCGCCTACCTCGACCTCGCGGGGACGCTGCCGCCGCCCGAGGCGGTGACCGCGTTCCTTTCGGACAGATCGCCGGACAAGCGCGCGCGCGCCATCGAGACCCTGCTCGCGAGCCCGCGGTATGTCGAGCGCTGGTCCGCCTACTGGGAGGAGGTGCTCTTGCGCGACAAGGCGAAGGCGAACCTCGTCGACCGCGCAGCCTTTCGCACCTGGCTGCGCGCGCGTTTCGCTGAAAATGCGCCCTGGGACCGCGTCACGCGCGATCTCGTCACCGCGACCGGCAAGAGCAGCCCCGGCGGCTCCGCGCGCGATCGGCGCGTGGCTGCCGAGACGGGCGCGGCCGACGCCGATTCCGAGGGCGTGAATGGCGCGGTGAACTGGCTCTTGCAATTCAATCGAGCGACGGAAGATCTCGCGGGCGCGACGTCGCGCACGTTCCTCGGCGTGCAGATCCAGTGCGCGCAATGCCACGATCACAAGACCGAGAAATGGACGACGGGCGATTTCCGGCGCTTCGCCGCCGCCTTCGCGCGCACCCGCGTCAGCGCCGTGGAGGACAAGGAAAAGGGGATGATGCGCACGTTCGAGGTCTCGGACGCGGAGAAGGCCGCTCGCCCCGGCAAGAAGGCGACGGAGGAGCAGCGTGAGATCGCGACCCTCGCGCCCACCGCGCTCGACGGGACGGAGCTTGCGGGCGAGGTGCCCCGCGCGCAGCTCGCTGCCTGGATTACCTCCCAGACAAACCCGTGGTTCGCCAGGGCGACCGTCAACAGGATGTGGGCGCTCCTGCTCGGTCATGGGTTTGTCGAACCAATCGATGATCTGCGCCCGTCGAACCCGCCTCGCGCGGCGCCCGTGCTCGACGCCCTCGCGGCCGATTTCTCTGCGCATGGATACGATCTGAAGCGCCTGATCCGATCGATCTGCGCGACGCGCGCCTACGGGCTCTCCGCGGGCGCGCCCGAGGCGGAGGCGGCATGGGCGGCGTTCAGGCCGCGGGCATTGCCGGCGCCGGTGCTGCTCGATGCGATCCTCGCGGCGACGCGGCTCGATCCGCTGCTCGAGGAGACACTCGGCGAGCGGGCGGACGCATTGCGGGCGAAGATGCGGAAGAACTTCCGGTTCGTCTTCGACGTGGACGAGGGGGGCGAGAGCGACGATTTCGAGGGGACGATCCCGCAGGCGCTCCTGCTCCTCAATGGTCCGCTCGTGGGTCATGGAGCGAGCGCCCTTCAGGGGACGACGCTCGCCGACGTGCTCGCGATGCCGGGCGGCGACGCGGCGAAGATCGAGGCGCTCTACCTGCGCACGCTGTCGCGCAAGCCCTCGGCCGAGGAGACGGCGCGCTGGGTGAGCTTCCTCGACGAGGCGGCGGCCGCGCCGGAGGAAAAGAGCGCCCGTCCCGCGGAGAAGGGGCCGCTCGCGCGCCTGCGCAAGAAGGCGGTCGCGCGGACGCCGCGGGACAGGGCTTACGAGGACCTCTTCTGGGCGCTGCTCGATTCGAGCGAGTTCGCCTTCCAGCATTGAGATCGCACGGAGACGCGCATGAAATTCCTCGACAAACCAGGCATCATGGACCGCAGGCGCCTTCTCCAGGCAGGGGCGGGCGGGCTCGGGGCGTGGCTCGCTGGCAGGTGGCTCTCGGCGCGCGAGGCCGAGGCGGCGGAGGCGAAGAAGGGCGCGGATGCGTGCATCGTGCTCTGGATGAGCGGCGGGCCGAGCCACGTGGATACCTTCGACCCGAAGCCGGGGGCAAAGGGCGCGGGGCCGTTCCGCGCGATCAAG includes:
- a CDS encoding cytochrome C oxidase subunit IV family protein, coding for MLHAHVTTPKLVIAWLSLLFFTFISFGASRLGLGGWEIGIALGISVVKSLIVLFIFMHLVEQRFANRLIVILTFLFIVLAVSLTSTDPLTRRTFPPRPDPAAHPYP
- a CDS encoding DUF1549 and DUF1553 domain-containing protein, coding for MLRRTWPWVVVAALSACSGSCAGTPAPSPSTVNTAAKPATAPAPAPAVDIVARVDALLEAEWKTSNVSPAKPATDAQFLRRAYLDLAGTLPPPEAVTAFLSDRSPDKRARAIETLLASPRYVERWSAYWEEVLLRDKAKANLVDRAAFRTWLRARFAENAPWDRVTRDLVTATGKSSPGGSARDRRVAAETGAADADSEGVNGAVNWLLQFNRATEDLAGATSRTFLGVQIQCAQCHDHKTEKWTTGDFRRFAAAFARTRVSAVEDKEKGMMRTFEVSDAEKAARPGKKATEEQREIATLAPTALDGTELAGEVPRAQLAAWITSQTNPWFARATVNRMWALLLGHGFVEPIDDLRPSNPPRAAPVLDALAADFSAHGYDLKRLIRSICATRAYGLSAGAPEAEAAWAAFRPRALPAPVLLDAILAATRLDPLLEETLGERADALRAKMRKNFRFVFDVDEGGESDDFEGTIPQALLLLNGPLVGHGASALQGTTLADVLAMPGGDAAKIEALYLRTLSRKPSAEETARWVSFLDEAAAAPEEKSARPAEKGPLARLRKKAVARTPRDRAYEDLFWALLDSSEFAFQH
- a CDS encoding cytochrome c oxidase subunit 3, whose amino-acid sequence is MHASRLAEQFETIEKQEHAARLAMWVFLGSETLLFGALFALYGAYRVMYEGEFVESLHHNDVLLGTTNTVILITSSFTVALAIHFVRASRSGLAALMLGVSTLFGAAFLVVKFTEYAAHVREGVLPAGMYSLAAGQQPPGGAIIGATLYWLMTGLHALHVVAGMILLAVVGIGCARKVYSAERYVAVENAGLYWHLVDLVWIFLWPLFYLTD
- a CDS encoding arginyltransferase, whose product is MARLLHQLVENPRPCSYLADRRAALAHRIQIDVDPVELDALLERGWRRFGPDYFRPACPACSACVPTRIHVPTFTPSRSQRRARNRSTGLRVMVGPPEVTRDRLALYHAWHAEREIAREWSPGHIDDREYFYQFAFPHPSAREVAYYDDDAGGRLVAVGICDETPRAWSAIYCFYDPTYARLSPGVNNILTLVAIARAQGKPYVYLGYRVSDCPSLCYKAAYRPQETLVGWPDDGEAPLWVPSPA
- a CDS encoding PAS domain-containing protein, whose translation is MQKRIMDLEARLAEQERAAAARARQNGALSAEQDGQLRMLQAAVQSLSDGVIVCDAEGRLLHFNPAAEEIFGQGVTGAGPEEWSNEYGLFQVDGITPLPASEIPLVRALRGELAKGIELIARSEKRPEGIHVDCSARPIYDEAGELRGAVVVCRDISDRVRFRGEREQRLQAEAQRSAAEKEKLHMGRLLRVLLDHLDIIVWAIDEKGVYTFHDGRGIDKAGLGRGQYIGKNTFELYGEALSVNTRRALAGTVGHDLSEVHEMTWENWHIPVHDEDGTVSGVMGMSLDVTDAHRVKAELEARLALIERQQEVIRNLETPVIQVWDHVVTLPMVGVVDSRRAARVMDDLLAAISRTQARFAILDLTGVDVVDTSTASHMLGIISAVRLLGAEGIITGIRPNVAQTVVSLGLDLSRVTTLATLRDGLAFAMRKLGAGGERAKAPRAER